The Verrucomicrobiales bacterium nucleotide sequence ATGACAGGACGCATGTCTCCTGCTCCTCCGGAATCGACCTCCACCTCAATAGAAAATGCCTCTATGCCGAGAACTGCTGCAGAGCCCACCTTGGCCAACATGGATGGATAGTGGCTCGAAGCGCGTGCCGGTGGCAAATGAGAAATGCAGTCTGGCGCATTTCCCTTCGCTTCCGCGGGGCATCCTCGCTAAGCTTTTCCCGACGAATGCCAGAACCGTATTCAGAGCTTATCGAGAACGAGTTGATCCTGCGGGTGCCACCGCGTCCTTCCCACGAGAGGATTTGCCAGCGGCTGCACCGGTGGGTGGTGCGCAGTCTCACTCCGGCCAGCAGCTGCCGCGCGCTGGCATTGCGCGATCCCGTCAAGCTGTCCGACACAAATCAGTTTCGGCCGGATCTGGCGATGGTCACATCGGCCTTGGGAAAACTTTGGCTGGCGGCCGAGGTGATCAATCAGGAGGATCACCATGCCGACACCGTGCTCAAGAAGTCGGTGTATGAGGAGATCCGGATCCCGCGACTTTGGATCGTTGACCCGCGCTACGAGAATGTGGAAGTCTACCATGCGACTCAGTATGGGCTGAGTCTGAGGCAGACATTGACGGTGAAAGAGATTTTGTTGGAGCCATTGCTGCCGGGTTTTGAGATGCCGTTATCCGAGCTTTTTGGCGACGGTGGCGGTCAGGCGGGAATGGGGATGAGAGATTTTTGATCAGGAAAGCTGGATGAAAGCATTGATATTAGTCGATTTGCAGCGTGAATTTTTGCCCGAAGGGGGTTGGGAACTCCCCGACTCTGAATCGGTGGTGGCGCTTGCCAACCGTCTTCAGCGGCGTTTTCGCGTGGTTGTGGCCACCCAGGACTGGCATCTCCGCTCGCACAAGATTTTCGCTTCGAACCATGACAAGCGGGAGATTGGCCAGGTCATCGACTTTAAGAAGCAAGTGTTCACGCTGACTCGCGATCATTGTGTTCAGAAGACCCACGGGAGCGAGCTGGCCCCGGCGCTTCAACGGGACTCCATCCATCGGGTTTTCCAGCGGGGGATGGATTCCGACTTAAACGGCTACAGCGCCTTTTTTGAGAACGATCATCGCACCTCGACGGGGCTGACCGAATTCCTACGCGTGAGAAAAGTGACGGAAGTCTATATCCTGGGTTTTTCACCGGACGGCTGCGTTCTGCACACGGCCTTGGACGCGCAGGCACTGGGCTTCAAGACATTCCTCATCCAGGATGCGGTGCGCACTGCGCCCCAGACCGAGGCGGAGAAAGCCGCTGACCTGCAGTTGCTGAAGGAAGCCGGCGTCCTGCTGGTCCGCGGGGCCGACATGATCTGAGCACGGCCCGCCTGAATGGGAGCGGGGGCTTATTGCCCACGGAACACGCGGACCACACGGAGCTGAAGCGGGACTTACACCGCCCGGGGCGGCTGGGGCAGCTTTATGGACCGCGGTGGCACGACCTGAGTATTACCCACAAGTTCTT carries:
- a CDS encoding Uma2 family endonuclease codes for the protein MPEPYSELIENELILRVPPRPSHERICQRLHRWVVRSLTPASSCRALALRDPVKLSDTNQFRPDLAMVTSALGKLWLAAEVINQEDHHADTVLKKSVYEEIRIPRLWIVDPRYENVEVYHATQYGLSLRQTLTVKEILLEPLLPGFEMPLSELFGDGGGQAGMGMRDF
- a CDS encoding isochorismatase family protein; its protein translation is MKALILVDLQREFLPEGGWELPDSESVVALANRLQRRFRVVVATQDWHLRSHKIFASNHDKREIGQVIDFKKQVFTLTRDHCVQKTHGSELAPALQRDSIHRVFQRGMDSDLNGYSAFFENDHRTSTGLTEFLRVRKVTEVYILGFSPDGCVLHTALDAQALGFKTFLIQDAVRTAPQTEAEKAADLQLLKEAGVLLVRGADMI